The window ataaatatcTTCCTTGTCTGCAATATATTGGATAATGTCCTTGGGCCTGACCAGTCGCTCCGCATCTCCATCAGGAATTTCAAACCCAAATTCATCTTCCATAGCCATGATCACTTCAACATGATCCAAGGAATCCAGTCCCAAGTCGGTCATGAAATGGGAGTCTACAGTCAGCTGAAAAAGGAGATAAGGATTAGAATTGAAACAGTTACCATGAGTATACACTCAGTTATTGAGCATTATGCTACCTTCTCAGCACAAATTTTGTCATAAAGTTTGAGTACAAGAAGCACTCTAGATTGTATTAGTTCAAGGAGAGCGGGGTCCCGCACTGTAGTGACGTATGCCGATTTTTTTGACTCTGAAACAAGATTTAACAAACAATGAGTATGTACCTGGACACTAGTCAATTTGTCGTAAGCCTTGCACACTTTCATTACTCGCTCCGTGATCTCATTCGTCGAGGGTTTGGATTGGGCCCCAGAAGAGTATGCTTGTATGCGCTGAGATTGCACCTAAACAATTATAGGACCACTATACACATTTGTTATGCAATATGACAATTGAGGTTATAATgcagcttaaaaaaaataaaccttttattTGAGTATTACATATGAAAGGCAAGGAAACCAACAGATAAGACATTTCGTAGTCAAAAATTACTTTGAATTTTGCAAAAACTAGATCGTATTGATCCATAGAATCCTTACCCCATTTTGTAGGCACTTATTATTATATGTGTTTACGGCGATTTTCACTGTATGGTATTTTTGTTGAAGGGCCACGGTTGAAAGCCGGCATACTACCGGAGTTTTATAGGAGGTGGATTTTCGTAATAATCCGCTAAAAGCGCTTCGAACAAGACTTGCAGCAGCCATTTTTCGggcttcaaatatttttttctgtcatGGACGGACAACTAAGATAGATTATATAGATAAGAAAATTTAGTGTTGCGAGTGAGAAAAAACAATTGATCTTGCAGTAGCGAATCCCATGACTGAAACAGtttaagaaaaacaaataaatattatttatgacaCGTCTCGTTCGCTGTCATTATCCTGTCTGGTCTGTCAGATAGATTTTGTCAATTTGTTTTCCCAGTACCTGCGTatggaaatgggtttaatgttgctaaacaattaattacaACTCTAAAAATGGGAAACGCTGACACAAAACTCAATTTTCGGAAGGCTGTAGTCCAGTTGACATCTAAAACACAGGTAAAGTACTTACCGTAAGCTTTTACACCTACGCGTTAAATTGgtgtttttattgataaatcaaTCGTTTGCACAATTAAATGTACTCAAGGATCTGCATGTACCGcagattaattataattattgctTCATAGGTGAAGACGTTTAACTGGGTAGTTTAACTTGTAGTGTTGATAGTACATACTAAATTAGATGGTTTATTTACAGCCAATTGACGCTGGTGACGATAGTTTCTGGGACCAGTTCTGGTCGGAGAGCGTGACCAACGTGCAGGATGTGTTCGCGCTGGTCCCGGGCGCCGAGATCCGTGCGCTGCGCGAGGAGTCCCCCAGCAACTTGGCCACTCTCGTCTACAAAGCTGTGGAGAAACTTGTCAAGACCGTTGACAATAGCTGCCGGACACAAAGGGAGCAACAGATTGGTATATAACTGTAAACTtcataaattaaggacctttacCCTGTTTTATTGCTAAtcattaattatcttaactcttgattatcttttaaaaagtaagagttgggccactagtgtcttagagaaattaacttcatttgacctgtaaattgtccccttaaagttaacggatatcaaaaataacatggtGTGTATGTTTATTCATAAcacgctttgcttagtttggggctaggtcaattagtgtcaagtgtcccatgatatttattaaattttatttgaatgtgTATGCTAGATAGATCATTTATTTCTGCAAGATTGGTCTGGCTTTTGACCTTCAACCTGGGCTTAGCTTTTAtctaattgaaaaatattagcaATTCGTCAACATTTCTGTGTAATCACAACCCTCCCTCCTTCTTAAACCCCTTTAATATAAACTGTAGGACTTTTCGTATCTTGAAAAGCTCTGTCTGGAGATTGGAGTTTGCAGGTGATAGAACTTTGTGCAAAGTCTGTGTGGaaagcagcacttttttttcaatgaacacaacacaacacaagcaCAAGAACACAAGTGCAGTGATGTACACGCATCAGCtctaagagctgctagtgtatcatttaaataataataataaataataaataataataataataataatgagaaaGGGGCAAACAAGCATGCAGGTTATCTGATGGGAAGTGATCACCACCGGccatgagtaccaacaactCAAAGAGATTCATTGGTCTGTTGCCAGCCTTCGAAGAAAGTGTTAGCCTTTGCTTTGAAAGCCCCAATATGAAGTGACCTACTTGCTTGTTAGCCACCCTGATGAATGATGCTTGTGTCAGCGTTGAACTGCGCGCGGCTGCTGACGCGCGTGATGCCTTATATGCTGGAGGAGCCGGAGTGGCAGAACTTCTTCTGGTCGTCGCTGCCGGCCGCCGCCGACCACGACTCCGTGCCGCTCGCGCAGTCCCTCATCAACGCCATCTGTGTAAGTTATTAGCATAACCAGGCCCTGTACtagaaaatcatcatcatcgtcatcagcctacagcagtccactgctggatataggcctcttCAAgccgcgccacaacactgtcttcagccctcgcatccatccgccaacaaattgcaaatttctaacttcgtatattgccgtcctgctgacgcttattatttaatacgagagtgagagggtcggtacgatacgaactttgattttcgaatttcgtagtagccacccCAGTGTATTGTATCAACTTCCTCTCGCTTAGATGCCATCTATAGATTAAGTCACACATTTAGAAGACGAGTCTAGTGATTTATAAGACGCTAACGACTAACCtggttagggaacctgactacgaagcttggggtTTGAATctcagccggggcagatatttgcatgcacaataaaaatgattgttctcggatcttggatgtctaatatgtatttatctatataagtatgtttatctgttgcctagtatccatagtacaagctttgcttagtttggaactaggtcaattggtgtcaagtgtcccatgattatttatttactagctgttgcccgcggcttcgcccccgttttaatttttgtttcataaaaaccttctcttgATAATAACAAacgcaacaaaaaaagaattagcgaaatcggtccagtcattcccgagttttgcgcttagcaacacattttacgattcatttttattatttatttattttatttaactggttGCAGGACCTCCTCTTCTGCCCGGATTTCACGGTGGCGAGTACAAAGCGGTCCGGCCCGGTGAGTATTGATTGTAATTGATAGTGAATGTTATCTTATCTAGTTATCAACCTTTCTGCTTGTCATAGCAGAGGCGGGGTTAATGCTATTGTCATATATACATACATCATAATGAAGTGGGTAGAACTCTCTTGCTGTTTATAGTTATAAGTGATGCCGCACACATGTTGCAATGTAAGCATGCAGGCACAGCTCCCTAGTtgaataaagtaatttaaaaatttaaaataaaagtaatttactAAGGGGCAGTTAcaccactcattgattaattttatttaatggataaatttaatcaatggatagtgaaacagggggtaagtgtTTTATCGGGCACAATAGTTACGTCTCAGGATAGTTATGTCTCTTTTGAGGATCACATACAGATTTTATAAATCTCAGTATTTTCAAAGTTTTCAATTAAATAGAGTAGATTTATGCCTAAAAGTTCGCCAGTAATTCGTTAGTGTCTATCCGCGGGAGCTGCAATTTCCCGAGATAAAACTACCTATCCTTTGGCCTTCCCAGTCTCAAATTATctccttaccaaatttcatctaaggCCGAGGCCGCACTGCTAAACCGctgctaaaccgccgcggttatGAACCGCGTGACTTTTATACAAGTAAACTATAAACCGCCAGTGcggccgcttgcattagtttacttgattcacaaagtcacgcggttaaaaaccgcggcggtttcgCCCTAGTGCGGCCTAAAGCTATTCAGTAGTTTGGACAGGTAACACAAAGACCGTTGGTCAGATAGTGACTTTCGCATTCATTCATTTCTTTCTTAGCACATTTAGGAGatagccatgaaggaattgccttaaaactgtcacaaatccttacttttagtggatttgtacctcATAAATCGtacttttataataagtaactcaggagacgttaccatggcaacaagcttcACTAAAAGTTGACACCCATTTGTGGCGGCAGGAGCGCGCCGAGGAGCTATCGTCGCTGGACAGTTGCGAGTACATCTGGGCGGGCGGCGTGGGGtttgcgcgcgcgccgccgcgacaCGCGCCGCACGAGGCCGCGCGCACAGAGCTGCTGCGGCTGCTGCTCACCGCCTGCAGCGAGACTATATACCGCCCGCCGCCCCGCGCCGCGTTGCACAACAAGTGGATCGCGTGAGTACAGCcgctcccccatagacctccagttgcttcggttagaagtggcctgcatccaccgtgaacccgcggctttaaccaggtcatccgcccaTCACGTTGGACTGTATTTAGctactgttaaaaacagtatttactTATTCACCTCTATTACTCAtgaagttcgtatttatgctttATATATAGGCTGCATAAAATGACTCTTTATGCTTAAATATagtcttcgtctaagaccaaccaaaatggcaaaaacggaacccttatagtttcgccatgtctgtctgtctgtccgtccgcggcttttctcagggactaccaatgctagaaagctgtaattttgcacgaatatatatgttaactgtgccgacaaaatggtacaataaaaaaattcaaaaacaatgatttttttttctcatccaaccttttagtgtggggtatggttggataggtcttttaaaaccaatagggGTTTCTAgaacgattttcgattcagtgatctgtttgcaaaatattcactttaaagtgcaaattaccATTAAAATCTtacgcccccccccctctaaaatctaaaccggtgggtggaaaaatttgaaaaaaatcagcatggtagtaagtatatcaaacttacaaggaaaactataacggttaagttttcttaagaattattagtaaatagCAGATAGatattattagtattagttttaagagtaaatagcagcctaaggtataaaatatacctaaacttggaatattccgtacaaaacgcgaaatccttagaaaaatattacttaactttttcttaatggctgcggaaccctatttagggAGTGtacgacacgcttttggccgattttttttaatagtgccTTCTCGATCGGAGATTATCCTTTCAATGAACAATGCTGACCTCCGGCAGGTACCTGGCGAGCGGCGAGAACCGCCACGCGCTGCCGCTGTTCACGTCTCTCCTGAACACGGTCTGCGCGTACGACCCCGTGGGGCTCGGCCTGCCCTATAACCACCTGCTGTTCAACGACACGCTGGAGCCGCTGGTCGAGGTAACGccatgcaatgagggctatcgcgtatgacttcgccgctagaggcgctagtgtagcgtgaggtctccgaaatgtcaaatgacgtagtttttgggtgagctacgcgggtttatttataattagaataattttttgtgaatattttgcaatatctgaaattaattatggcaattatgcgttacggggcaatgaatgtctgtgttttgagacagtcttgtctttcggaaacttttgtcctccctttttttccgaacaaaacgggactacgagTAGGCAACACTGTGgtagctcgatatttttatggtacggttttaaggtgtattaaatatgatttaaaactaaactttgttttcacgcccgtaataacagactttgaaagccacacttaaaaacctcacgcaacagtggcgccatctagaaagacaaaaaactatagccctcattataaaaacacattatcatcatcatcttgccCTATATAGGTCATTGCaggtacagatctattgaataatgtttttccatcctATTTTGTCGGATTCGTATTTGTCTTgatttctcaactagcttactggcGTTtgctgaagctaattgagattgtaagagcataaaacgagccatttcacccgagatgtTCATATACTAGTCGAGGGGAAAAAGGATTTCAtgttcgagttttacactgcttttcaattcgattgcgaggagatgaaataacaacagtggaaacattgttcatttactagttaccttttaattttcataGATTGCTAatatagttataaatatttagtttaattgatttatttcgatttatttgattgattaaagtaacttttttgtttctggctgttaacacctgattgattgccttggttttagacgaagattttactttaagcACTAGAGCATAAGAAGTCATTTTATGCCGCCtacatccagcataaacacaaactttacgagcatgaaaagtgaaaaggAACTTTTCCGATAACATACGATGGCAAGacattattcaatacatctgTAAAGTGTATTATTTGCAGCATGAATCACCTACTGGTTGTTTACTTTCAGGTGGCTCTGCAAATTCTGATCGTCACTTTGGACCACGACACCAGTAATGCCGCCGATGAGAGCGACGAGGTAGGCCAATGTGAACCATCTCCTATTTGTCTGAAGTCTCATAATGCTGTGTGTTGTATGCATTTTCATGATGCCAAGTCTATAGCTAAATTTCATTTTAGCGTTAGTGACCGAATATATAgtctatataaatatataattcaaACATTTTCAATTATCAAAAGTCATTATTTTGATGTCATACTGACGTATTTACAGTTACTACCCCCCTCACCCTTGTATAGTTAGGGTGTGCACTCAAAACCGACATGACTACCGGCTGGCcaataccgacctgatattaggagtacacgaaaaacagggtagTTATTAACATGCCTGTAATTATCTGATAGATGACGGGATTCATCATCTAATTATTTAGTAACATGGTGACTCCTAGTATGACGCGATTCTGAATAAGTGGATTATTTTTTGACCTAGAGCCTGCCAGACAACCTGTTCATAAACTACCTGTCGCGCATCCACCGTGACGAGGACTTCGCGTTTGTGCTGCGCGGCGTCACCCGCCTCCTCAACAACCCGCTAGCACAGACGTACCTGCCCAACTCCGCCAAGCGAGTGTCGCTGCACCAAGAGCTGCTGGTCCTGTTCTGGAAGATGTGCGACTACAACAAGGTATAACGCCCCCCGTGACCCGCCTCCCGAACAACCCGTTAGCACAGACGTACCTGTATCGGACGGTCGAAAAAATTTTAACCAATTTTTGTCACTCACGTTTCGttaaatgattaaaaaagtttaattcaAACTTCAAAATAACACGTTTAACAGTTGTTTGTGTTCATAacagattatttatttcagaaattCATGTACTACGTGCTGAAAAGCAGCGACGTGCTAGAGGTGCTGGTGCCCATACTGTACCATCTCAACGACTCCCGCGCAGACCAGTGTGAGTATATcattgataaataaacaaattaaagaaCTAAAGTACTTacggaaaaaaaaaagattttgtttattgtacaaaatgttaaaaatgtgCGTGTGTTTTTATgatgcattttcatccaaattacataCCCCTTGCTGTTTTGCAAAAGTattcaaaattgtattttttttttcaaacaaagtGACAAAGTAGTCAGTTAGCTTACCTGTAttgaaaattcaatttattcgcTGGGTGCAATGTAGGAGGTGGGGGAACCACGAATCGATCGCAGCGCTCGCCTTGGCCAAACAAGGAACTTTTCGGCGGACCAACTGTCACTATTTActagtgaaaaaattaaaaaaaccctcgacacaaaaaaacgccagcaaaaataaaaaacgcccgaaaaaaaaacgccgccaaaaaagacaactaaaaagtaaaaaataattatgcactacctagctgttgcccgtgagtttatctgcgaagaattgggatgcaccaaaaaaaataacctatagtttttattttatttttgggaagaataggatattttaagataccattttcatcgattttgaatttggatgggtatttgattttttaattttttttttcgaaatacgctggatgacgtcagtGAGACAGCctcgttccattgcctagaaaaattcaggtcgtacataacataatctgtggcattacaatgtgaaatgcgttattcgattacctaaatttgtttatttcattactTCTCGTGAAGACAGTCATGAGAAAGTCCGTGACCAGAAATAAGTTGATTGTGGCATTTTAGACGGGAAATAAAAAAGGTCAACGTTATTATCGACACTATAGATTTACATGATCGAATGGAATATATGTAAATTtcgatatttcattgaaattatatgtttgtttacttattcttCGTAATGACAGTCAGCCATTTGTTAT of the Choristoneura fumiferana chromosome 17, NRCan_CFum_1, whole genome shotgun sequence genome contains:
- the LOC141437316 gene encoding protein HID1-like (The sequence of the model RefSeq protein was modified relative to this genomic sequence to represent the inferred CDS: added 323 bases not found in genome assembly) gives rise to the protein MGNADTKLNFRKAVVQLTSKTQPIDAGDDSFWDQFWSESVTNVQDVFALVPGAEIRALREESPSNLATLVYKAVEKLVKTVDNSCRTQREQQIALNCARLLTRVMPYMLEEPEWQNFFWSSLPAAADHDSVPLAQSLINAICDLLFCPDFTVASTKRSGPERAEELSSLDSCEYIWAGGVGFARAPPRHAPHEAARTELLRLLLTACSETIYRPPPRAALHNKWIAYLASGENRHALPLFTSLLNTVCAYDPVGLGLPYNHLLFNDTLEPLVEVALQILIVTLDHDTSNAADESDESLPDNLFINYLSRIHRDEDFAFVLRGVTRLLNNPLAQTYLPNSAKRVSLHQELLVLFWKMCDYNKKFMYYVLKSSDVLEVLVPILYHLNDSRADQSRVGLMHIGVFILLLVSGERNFGVRLNKPYTATVPMDVPVFTGSHADLLVLVFHKIVTTGHQRLQPLFDCLLTILVNVSPYLKTLSMVSSSKLLHLLEAFSTPWFLFSAPQHHHLVFFLLEMFNNIIQYQFDGNSNLVYTIIRKRGVFHALANLPQSTAPSRARCTPRGPRTTPRCPGSLTLSNTQTVITSMAPSRARCTPRGPRTTPRCPGSLTLSNTQTVITSMAPSRARCTPRGPRTTPRCPGLQARSQWRSWRWRGRGPRSPRNPGPSTPRCRRLLRSQR
- the LOC141437317 gene encoding acyl carrier protein, mitochondrial-like is translated as MAAASLVRSAFSGLLRKSTSYKTPVVCRLSTVALQQKYHTVKIAVNTYNNKCLQNGVQSQRIQAYSSGAQSKPSTNEITERVMKVCKAYDKLTSVQLTVDSHFMTDLGLDSLDHVEVIMAMEDEFGFEIPDGDAERLVRPKDIIQYIADKEDIYE